Genomic DNA from Prunus persica cultivar Lovell chromosome G1, Prunus_persica_NCBIv2, whole genome shotgun sequence:
TCAATTGCAAGTTGCAACCCATAACATGGAGCAATATGTTGTTCACTAAGCTCGAGCCTAGTGAATATTAAATGATACACAAATGCACATTCTAAGTGTCTTGCATATGGTGCTTGtaacaagagagaaaaataaatttaatgtaACTTCAAGTTAGCATTTCctattccttttcttttatgggaTGAGGAACTTCAATATAACATTTCGAGTAAGCAGCTGGAGCGTCAAACGTTCCTAACAGCAGGATAAAGTTAACAGAAAATCATTTTCTAAAAATTTCTTAGAAAAAGATCTATGCAGCCAACTATGAGACTTCGATATTGCTTGTACAAAGATGATGAGGATGACAATACCAGTGATAACTAAAATGAAATTCTGACATAAGTAAGCAAGTGGTTTACCAAGTCTTACTTTAACCAAACTGAAGTGTCAATAATGCGCAAATGTGGGAGTTGGCCAAGGCAGTGTGCCCCTGCCCCCCAAGGTACATTAGAATAGTTTAGAATATCACTTTGgtcaacaagaaaaaagtGTCAATAATGCTTACAATTGTTTAAAGACAGGAACGTCTACATGGCTCAGTTCAAGACACAAGAACCTTCCTCCATGTTTTAGCACCCTATTAACAAGATCATAAAAAGCAAACACCATAAGCATATCAATttgacataaaaataaaaagaccaGCATAAGAAATGATACACAGATCTGCTGTAGAAATGCCCTAGCAGAAGATTGTTTCACAAGGTCAAAACATATTTTAGTACTAATTCTTAAGtgcagaaaacaaaacaaaaatgcatAAGTCAGTTATATACCTTTAGTTTCATTTTGGTCAAGTGCTATACCAGTAGTTTCATCTCACTTTTCATCCCCTCAGTAATATACACTCACCATATTAGCTTTCATAGTTAGGTCATTTAAAACTGCATGTGCACACAAATAACAAGATCGGTCACAGGCTTTGGCCCACACCAATAAAAAATGCCTCTAAGGCTTTCATCTGGTTCTTTTTACCCACTGTAGCTCTAGATATTGGTTCATCAGTTGTATTGAGCAAATATGATTCTTTCTAAGGGAACACATTCAAATATCAAACTTTGGAAACCTTTTAGATATTTGTATCCTTCTTTATGGAAAAGCCAAGAAATAGATTATCAATCGTCTCAAAAATGTTTTATAAGTTTTCCTAGTTGTATATAACCTCCCATAGAGACAGGGAGGTAGATGTCTCACAATCCTTCCCTCCAATTTTAAAAGCTCCATCACGAGAATAAGCAATTTGAGACAACCAAAATAGCAGTCACAAGGAGGGGCAATTTAACTACTCAAGCAGTATCACTAGAGTtataaatccaaaaataaaataaactgcTGGACATGATgtgcttaaaaaaattcaaatgagtTACGTATTCAACAGTAGACCATATAATGCATTGATTCAGTCTTGATGCAAGCCTAACAACTAAAAGCCACATTCATATGCACGGAGTGATAGCCTGTTCAAGAGAGACCTACCAATTTAATATGATGATAATTTTCCACGTAATGGTTATTAACTATTAGAATCGGTTAACCAGTACAAAGGTTTGACCTTACCTATAAGCTTCAGAAAGCACTTTCTCTATGTGTGTAACATTCCTAATCCCAAATGCAATTGTGTAACCATCCATTGTATTATCTCCAAAGCTTAAGGCTTCTGCATCTCCCTCCACCCATAGCAGGGATTTGTCTTCTCCAAGACCTATAAATTTCAGTACACGATCTTAAAAGTAGAAACTTATTTGTCCTTTAAGGAGAATGTCTAATCCAACAAAAGTCAAAGTTCACAGCATTAATTTTACCTCTCTCCAAGGCCCGCTTTTTACCAACATTCAACATGTTAGGGTTTATGTCAGATACATAAACCTTAGTCTCTTCTTGTAAATCATCTTCAAGAACATCTTGCGTAGCTCTCCGTCTGATGCTGTTTATAGAGTCTAGTATCCTGAAAGCAACATCGCCTgacaaaacaataatattttaaaaataacagtAAGATTGACATATATAATCCAAAGATTCTCAGAAGAGCATAAAACTAGGTTAGACCAAAGCAGTTCATTTCAATACCATTCCAGGCAAGGAAAACACATTGTCATGTAGCATTATAGCAGCTACATTCAGGTTAGGAATAGGAGATCTCTGAAAAGGAGAATGGTTAAGAATTCTATTTTTCAATGGTAGATGCACTCCTGCACCCTGCAGGTAATATACCCACAAGATCACCATCCACCCCATAATACAGGATGGGATGGTGTCATTCGGACCCAAGGGCAATTCCAGTCCATTTTGGTCTGACGGAAATTTTTGGATACCTACTAACTCTGTCTGGCTAACTGCATCCTTGGCCCACTCCATAAGTCAGATCTCTACCCAACCCAAACTGGATTCAATATTCAGTGATAGGAATGTAagctttattttaaaatacccaaaactGAACCACATACATGAGCAGTATACAAAAGTTTGTAAATGTAGAGAATTCAAACTGGATTTCATACTTGGACCTTCTCCTTTTGCAAGGAGATAAAGGCACAGATCAGCCAGAAGGCTGCATCTAAAatgtatttttagtttctctaaagaaaattgtgaaaaatatGTACCTCAAAATGATAATTGAACCCAGAAACTACGGTAGCATCATAATATTTGGTAATTTGGTATCATTAATACCACTTGTTACTACAGAAAAATACCTGACAAAATACATGTGTCCCAAAGTCTAATGGTTCACATAATTTGACGAATTTATCATATATAAATGCATATCACAAGCTCACCTGTCCCACCAGCCACATCAAGATGCTTCATTCCAGGAAAAGGATTTAGTTTGGAAACTAACCTGAAAATTTGGGCAGATGTATAGAGTcatggaaaggaaaaatacAGTAATATGCTTGTTTGATAAAAGTTTAGATagataaaaacaaagcataaagGTAAATCTTCAAGATGCTAACCTGTCCTTCCACAATCTGTGTAATCCTGCACTCATTACATCATTCATTAGATCATAGTTTGAAGCAACATTGCTGAAGACATCACCAACCATTCGACTTTTTTCGTCTTCCCTTACTTCTTTAAATCCTGCAAATCATACACTAATCGATTATTATTTACCAACCAACTGAACCAAggtaatttttgtttgaactAATACAACATTCACCGTGCCACAACACAAAATTAGAAGTTAGGGttcaatattcatattttgcaCACACTATGCTAACCACTGACTCCTTTTTCTTGAATAAATTGTACATTAAAACATGCACACGAACACAACTGAGaaaggggagagagagctaACCGAAACTTGTGGCATGTGAATGCAATAGAGACGCAGGAGAAAACCTGGGTAATAGTTTACTCCCTAACTTCCTCGTCACTGTTCTCAAGGCCATTactgtaatttaaaagaaaaaaaaaagtcataatTCGGCATCAATTTGTGTGAAGGTGAACATATGAATGTCTTGCAACATTGTCATAGCCAACATCCATGAACCCACTCATATATCATCCTCATGAAAATAATGTCTTCAAAGATGCAATGCATataaaaaggaaactgaaatgTGAAAAAACTTATTCATAGATAATGAAAGTGCATACTGCGTATTAAGGCAACCAACGATACAGTATAAGTAGCAAAATAGTTTAAAGGGGCTAAAGCATTGGGTAAGCACGCCATGATGTGTATTGTCAAACCACGCCATGAGTCATGAGCACCATACAcatattcatcattttctaatttcGTCCAAGATAATATTATGATCAAGGGCAATGGTCCCAATAATCATATTACCAAATGAGCATTTAAAGCATTGTATGAACCACATATAAAGTTTTAACCacttaaacagaaaaaaatgGCATTCAAGGTTAATACGACGGAAACTAAGCCTGCGGCTGTGTTTTCTCAATCtttttctaaagatcctaaAGGAAAATATGGTTTGGCAAAGAATGGGATTTTGGGGCATGCAGAAGCAGGAAGATCAACCTATGTTGCATTAACGCCGGAAGAGAGTAATGAAGCAAACCAAACCAACTGCGCGCACCCCTGCTGCTTCATTGGGACAAATCGTCGAACACATGGTGGGCACGCCTTGCCCAGCCACCCAACAACTCAGGTGGTCAAAAATTTCGGCTCAGGCGGCAGTTAAGTCACAAAATATCAATTATTAAACAAAACCCAGTTCATCAATTCTTTATTCGACAAACAACAAACGGATAAATTGAGAAACACGCGAACGAGAGAGATGGAATGAGAGAGACATAGAGAGTCACCTGATACGAGCTCGCCGGAGACGGCCGGAATTTGGACGGGGGCGACAGTTATTGGCTGGGGTCTTAGCTCTGTTCAAGCGTCGGTCGGGATGGGTGAAGTTGAAAGAGTCGGGCATGGAAGTGGTTTACTAATCTGGACATAATCCGATCCGATTATGTTTGGGCCTCGGGCTGTGAATCTATGTGTTGACAAAGACCCGgtcaaaaacaaagaaatatactttatatattatttaactgCAAAAACTTGCAACAGCCCGTCTAGCTCAGTTGGTAGAGCGCAAGGCTCTTAACCTTGTGGTCGTGGGTTCGAGCCCCACGGTGGGCGAATagcattggttttttttttttggaattttttcttcCCAGCATTGGATTTGATGATTGCTCGGAGATTTGTTCGAGTGTAGGCAACGTATTCGATAAAATGCCTCGCAGAAGGGGCTGAGGCAGGCAGACAATACACAGGCGAAAAAAACAAGTTGGCTTGCGGGAAGCCActtaaaagcaaaagcaaagaaacttACCAACAACAACTAGAAATTGATTCAGCAGACAAGACCCGTCTTTTAATCGATTGTTTTGAACTTATTTGCTCAAGCAATCTGCTATACTCATGTCAGACAAAGAGAGCCAAGGAAGTGTTCTAGAGTTATTATCCATTTATCCAATATAGGATGGTTGCAACTTGTATCTATTTTGCAATCTTGAAGTTACCTTGATAATTCCATTTGGGTCCCATTATTTTCATTGtatattttgtgtttgatgAACATTCTTTCAGTAGTTTAAATTACATTAATATACAAAACGGGAGACTTGAACTTATGTGTAAAAGGACGAACTCACTACCTTAGCCTAGACGTAcgtcaattttcaatttttttttcttcttcaaacaGCTACTGAACCATATATGGTTGAGGCCCCCTCAAGGACAATCCATCATTGTGTTCCCTCGGGTTTTGTCTGCTCAAAGAGACATATAGATAATGTATATTAAATAAGCCCTCGGGTTTAGAACAAGCTGTCAAGGTGTGTGGTTAGCTTAAGATTAatgtctaaaatatcgatggttTCAAAAATATCGGTAGTTCAAAAATACGGAAATTTCGATGAAAATAtagggatattatcgatatcaaattgaataaaaaccatgaaaattgtaagaaaaacttggaaatttttcttgaaactttggatgatgtttatttagtcaattatctataaCTTTATCACAAATAAtaggaaggaaatgcattgcatgatgggtttaactgatataagttgattatatagcaaGCTAACAAACACTGAGAGGGTAGAAAATATgcagtaattaatgaaagaagattaaacacaccataatcatttatttataatgatttaccacaatattttacatttgATATATTGCATGGTAAAATACAcgagtgacttagtaccacataaaGTTTCTAACGGAtcaaatttgagttatttacactaacacctcCTGAGGTTTTcgattttttcacaaaactccttgaggttttagaaattacaGGAACACCACCtgaggttttaaattgttttcacaaaactcattttcattgatttttcatccaaagatggatgattttatacaaaaaattatccaaatgacaaagttggcttttgagattagattgcatatacttcattgaggttagttttgtcatttgcataagtttttttttcaatgaaatcatcaaGTTTTGGATAAATAATCAACGaaaaggggttttgtgaaaacaaactgaaaccTCAGGagtgtttgtgtaatttttgagGCTTGGGGAGGTTTtatgaaaacacaagaaacctcGGGGGTGTTAGTATAAATAactcttctttttcaatgtCTTCAACATCTCGATATTATCTATATTATAGTGACATTTTGgccaaatattgctgaagtgtgagagaaattatCGATGTTGATGTTTTTTGATATTATCGATACttatacgatatgtgtatGAATATGTTCTAAAATATCATAGACCTGAAAAACgataatatcctcgatatttcgtcgatattatcgatattttagtcCTTGAGTATAACTATAAAGCATTGAGTGCTTAGTATTGTAAATAAGTAAAACTGGAGACACTTGGGAATAAAGTTTCTTGTGTTACTTAGTTTGATGGAACCGCATCTTAGATCCATAAAGCAGTAAACATGAtcctcatttttttcttcaaaaatatGTCATGCTCTCATTTTCCACAAGGCCAAACAAAAGTTCTGAACATGGGGTTGCTATTTTGTAATCTAaatgttcacccgttttcgtgtttaactcctgatatggaagggcgaagttccccactagcttggagaccacttgttggtcaacaagtcagctttctttggtgtgcgagcgtgccactgctagcaatgtaaattctagcagactcatttttagagtggataacctgcgcctcaagttactgacttctaaaacaaacgattgtgaatttgggtgaggaatatctcccaagtaagttcttttcttgcctcagactggtgaggactttcacaatttatctcagtatcaagatggttgttctggccagaatagataataataaagtactgtttcaggcagaactgccttttacaaaattaagaatggagaaatcaactctagaaaggcaaaaagatggctggaatctcatttctgcctgggtagaaacttctgatccgggctggactgggtatgtctatgctggactgtactgtcaacaactttagctgcttggcttcagttgtaaatcgataccaaagttcaattttggcagagctttaatctacttcaagccttgggagacttttcgagcgggcagaactgcgacttcttcagtttgaaaggacagaagtggctattctcgaggatttaacaagctggaactatgctataaaatttgttgaggttttcatatttgtgaaaactcaagctgtgtttgttttggcttttgctgaaccaaatttgtaacgagagggatcTCGCTTTCAgaggacttattttctaagtctgaactttggaattctgatctagagctgttttcctgtttgtattttttgattgattgatgaaaagaatgtcccttttctttcttgcctgtttctgtttttataagagaccctccttTTGAAggtggttttaaattttaataatgggcggcaaaagatttctcaaaaaacGTAAAGCAGGAaagatttttatcaattatggCAGATAGACTCCCAGTGGTCATTTCCTATAGcgatcccttccctggtttcctggctgacggtttttttattttaatgccaccgtctgtgtgagCTGATCCTATGgcggttttgatttttcttttgtattttctgaacaactccctgtctCTTGCTCTTGAAAACGTGATTTGCGAAATCTTTTTAGAAGACGGTGTGTTGCTTTGGAGCAAAAAGTCTCTGATCATAGACGcccctttgatttttctttctcggcAGTGTTTTCAGAAACGTCCCTTCTCACATAAAAACTCTAGTTGGATTTGCTGACTTTCCAGAGAGGTGAGGTAGCCACGTGAATGTGTCTTTAGTCTCTTGGGCTTGagtttaaacaatattttgtggGCTGATTTTCAAAGGCCCAATATGACAGCTTTGGGTCTTTTTGGGACTGGATAAGTATTTCACCACAGGCCTGTTTCTGGATCTCTTTGGTGTGTcgaatttaggcccaaacaatgcccccaTTAAGTCTGAACTTGTTTTTGGAACGTTTTTAGACTTAATGTTTTGCCATTAAATTCGCGCGCCAGTTTCTTCCGTGCTTTCGCCTATGTCTGCCACGTCCGCCTGTCACGTACTAGAGTTTGTGGGAAAACGGCTAATTATCAGCTAGTTATTAGCTAGTAATTATCAGGTGCcgtcccatcttcttcttcccacgtTTTCGAGcctttctttaaaagaaattcaaattcatagctttttgaaaaagaaactcTAAACCTTCCAGCTCTTGTTCCTGCGAGTCTTTCCTTCGAGATTTCCATTGCTTTCTTCAGACCTTCCTTTCTTCCGCTTCTTCCCCTGAATCAGAAATGTCTTCCCCAAAATCCCGCGCTCAgtcttcttcagcttcaaATCCTCCTGATTACATCACTGGGAGCGGGGTTGATGCCCACGCGATAGAGGTTAGGAGCAAGCTTCACCCCTTTGCCCAGAAGAATCTGGACGAGAATGTTCTCCATTTGTTTGAGAACACTCTGGTGTTAGGGCCTCACTGGTTTGGTCCTGTTCCGGCTGAGGTGGCGGAATTGCTGAAAAAGGATGCTGAGGCACCTTTGTGTTTTGAAAGCACTTCTGCCCTAGCTTCTTATTCTTGGGTTAGCAAGAATTTGAGTCGATCTTTTCCGTCCAGCGAGGTGAGGAACAGTCCCGTCAAATGGGCAGACTGGATTGACAGACTTCTCCCGAGATATGGGGGTCACTGGAGGAGAGCTGGGCTCTATGACGCCATTCTTCTGTCCAAGCAGTCGATTAACAGAGATGAGAACCTGCTTGCTGCTGCCCTGTGTTTTTGGAATTCTGCCAGCAACACATTTGATTTCCGTGTGGGTCCCATGGCTCCAACTCTACTGGATATGGctcagatttttgggtttaggccCCATGGCAGACCtgttgatgctgttggagATTATCACAGGCGAAAGAACCAAGAGAAAGTGGCCACTCCCTTCACTATCTCTCCAGCCACGATCAATCAGAACTGCTCCTTCTCCAACTTTCTGAAGAGATTCAGCGctgagaaggacaaggatcAGCAACATATGTTGTTCCTTCTGTATTGGCTGAACCGATTTGTCTTCCCCAATCGGTCTTCGGCAGTTCTGCTTGAATACAGACATCTGGCAGAAGCACTTCACAATCACACTGATGTGGGGCTTGGACCAACAGTTCTGGCCCACCTTTTCAAGAATCTGCATACTGCCACTCTGGAAAATCCATTGAACCTGTCTGCTCCTGGCgcattctggatgatccagatctggctGCAGGTATATTTCCCCGAGTTAAGGTTTCCAGacatagttctgcctgaagaccAAGTTCTGGCCCTTCCCCTGATATCGGCAGAAGTGCCCAAGCGCTCTCTTGAGGAGTATTTGATGCTCTTCAGGCATTGTACCAAGAGGTCGGCTGCTCAGTGGCAAGTGGTGATCAGAAGGACCTATCCTTGGTTCCAGACTGGATCTCGGCTTTTCGAGAAAGAACCAGAAGACGAGGCTGCCAGAACAGATTTCAGAAAGAAGTTCTTGAGCATTACTCTGCCTAGAGATCTGCCTCATGGTGGGGGCAAACCTCCAAACTATCATCTGGGGGCAGAAGTCTATCATCCTAACTTCTGTGCAAGGCAGCTTGGCTGTCCTCAGCTTATTCCGCTGAAATCATACCGGAGTTGCAATCGGGCCTCTTCTTGGAGGGATGTAGATGATCTGGAGGTGCACAAGGACGCCCGGTGTGCAGTGAACAAGATAAATAATAGCACTGATGCCCTCTATCCCTCATGGGAGCCAAATTCCTGCAGTTCTGCTGATTTTGACGCCTGGTGGCAAACCAGATTCCAAAATCTACCAGCTTCTGTTACTGCCCTCAAAACGCTTTTTGACGGTTGGGAGAACTGGCATCTTTTTGCGGAGGGGGAGGCCAAAGCGCATATGATCCAGACCATCAAGGACATTAATGCGCAAATCATAGAAGGTAGATACTTGATTCTGTCTGGGACTTGTTCTGTCTTGATAATCTGTTTTTAACCTATGTTCTGCCTGTTATTAGATCCTTCCCTGACAAAGAACGTGGGTGGACAGTCTGTCCAGgctggagaagtgattggtaagcctttcctttttaattttcttctgtcttttCCTGTTGGATTGGCTTCTAACCTCTAACTGCTTGGTGCAGTCTCTTCTGTTATTGCCGCCGGGGATCTGGAGCTTCCTTCTGCTGATGAAGAGGATGATGTTGAGGCAGAACAAACCCCTGCCGAGGCTGTTCCTTCtggtagaagaaaaagaaaagggcttGCTCCCCCTCTGGATAGTACCGCGCGGCCTGGCATTCCTGGTAAGTTTAGAGCATTCCAACTGTTCTCTCTGGATTTattctgttttctcttttctaatCTTTTCCTTCTGTTCTGTCCAGCTGGGagtccttctcctcctcctactAAGTTAAAAAAGctttaaagtaaaaacaaacctAAACAAAACTCCAAACAGAACAAccttaaagtaaaaacaaatctAAACAAGATTCcttttcaagaaacaaaaaggtcAATCTTGTTCCTCTCCTATCCCGGGATCTGTTTGTACAGCCTGCGAATCCCACATGGTTGGATAGAACTTCTTTAACCATTTGCCATTGATTGGGGCGAAGTGAACAACCCCATCTCGGTCCTGCAACCTATATGCCCCCATTCCGaggatttggttaattataaaagggccttcccatgtaggtgacCACTTTCCATATCCAGCTATGTGTGTtccaaggggcagaattgcTTTCCAGactatctc
This window encodes:
- the LOC18780666 gene encoding 2-methoxy-6-polyprenyl-1,4-benzoquinol methylase, mitochondrial; its protein translation is MALRTVTRKLGSKLLPRFSPASLLHSHATSFGFKEVREDEKSRMVGDVFSNVASNYDLMNDVMSAGLHRLWKDRLVSKLNPFPGMKHLDVAGGTGDVAFRILDSINSIRRRATQDVLEDDLQEETKVYVSDINPNMLNVGKKRALERGLGEDKSLLWVEGDAEALSFGDNTMDGYTIAFGIRNVTHIEKVLSEAYRVLKHGGRFLCLELSHVDVPVFKQFYDYYSFSIIPALGELVAGDRESYQYLVESIRRFPSQETFASMIADAGFQKVEYENLVGGVVAIHSGLKI